DNA sequence from the Mangifera indica cultivar Alphonso chromosome 18, CATAS_Mindica_2.1, whole genome shotgun sequence genome:
ATTATCGTTTCTTCCGGGTGATAATCTTACTTAATcctttatttcaataaaatgtaCTCTGGATGGTGGGCtcctttttttggttttgttatttgattctaaatcttacaattttttgCTGGTTGTAACATTGTGGATCGCATTTGTTTCATCGCAGATGCTTAGTAGGTCCTTAGGGTCATGACTTGATCCTCTCCAGTAGGAGGTAAGGGTTACACTAGAAAATCTCCTTACTGGTTTTCTTCATTTCTCATTAAGTTTTGCAAGTCTCATCTCAATCGATgaagattttcatatttctgcTACATgatttttttgaactttttatgTATCTGAAATGTCGTTTATGTTGTATATAATGTAGAATCAATCAAGTTGACAGGGAAGAGCTGACACGAAAAAGGATTCAATGTGATCTTGTTCTCAGGGGGTGTAATCTTGCTAATCTTAAAGCATGGTTATTCATGTGTGAACTATGGTATGCTATGATTGGTGGTGTTCATGTATGAATGATTGAAGAGGCTTTGATTTTCTTTAATGGCCATTTCTAAAACCTTGTTTCACTGCATTGTGCTATATCCATAATTTCTATGACTATGAAAGACCATTTCCCAAATCTTCCTTTGTTGTcctattatttttccttatcaaaaGATTTCTGCAATTAGGTTTTCTGCATTGATAAAGGCAATTTGAATGACTTGAAACAAGGAGTATACGAGATTATCAGTGATATTCTTTGTATGAGCAATTAAATGATTAATACAACAATCTCTTTTTACACTTTCCAacaatatcatcatcatcatcatctcatTCCGGGTCATTTTTacgatgaataatattatatacataatttttatatataatttaaacacaaacaataatattttattatgtaattgaataattaaaaattaaagataaaacgaTATTCGATTATGtgattatacataattatttgtgaaaaaaattatgtatataattttattattttatggtttttgtGAACCattatacatttaaattattacaaatatcttagaaatgttttaaaaaaaaaatctcatcatcAGATTGGAGAAATTAATACTTTTTgataaatttcacaattttacccaacaagaaaaaattcagattattattgagtatttttttgGCATGAAATTTAATCTGGTTGATCCAATAGAATTTGAAGTTAAATTGGTTTTTCTTAATGATGATGCAAAagtaacttaaatttaaaatgttatcataGTAGCATTTAATATCGGAAAATAACCatcaacaataattgaaatctttaaatatggtacataattataattatttatattgttcttgatttttaattaaaaatttatattatttttttattgtgaaaATGAGATTTGggtattaaatattttttacatgaTTTAACACAAAATGTTAtgtgttttgttaataataggttaaaataattcaataaagaaattaaaacaataaaaatatttacaaaagtGGAATAGTAGATCATTTCTAATCAATTCGGATTGTGTCAATCCAATCTGAACATAATTTCTGTTGGATTatgattgaagaaaaaaattaatacaattctaattcaaataagattaaaattgaGAGTTTTTAGTTTGAAATCTAAACTACTACGATAACAATATAATTCCATGACATGAACTACTAAGGCTAGTTTTCCACAAACATATTGGAGACACTATTGAAAAATAGCCCTCTAAGAAACATTTAGAATGTGAAATACAGGGAGGGCATGTTAAACCTAAAGTTTATTACATGCATGATACAAAGAACCTGTGAAATGGTCGGTCATGCTTTGGtgtgattaaatattagtttaccattaatttttaattatttaatcatatagtaatccgttattatttataccaaaaaaaaaaaattatgtacacagtTTTAATGAAATGGAATTTAATTTGTAATGTCACCTAAAGTCTTCTTCAAATCAAAGCCTCTTTTACTAGTCAACCTTTGTACCCAGAAATAATAATGGTGAGAAAAACCATAAGTAAAACTAGAATTGACATCTACCAACAACTGTCATCTCTTTTAAATGCTCTAAGAGTCAAACTTAAGTTGACAGCCTCTCTCAccattagggctggattcgagccgagccgagctcggctcgcagccagctcgggctcggctcggctttttaagggctggctcgagttcggctcgagctcgattcgagccgaattcggctcggctcgagttcgactcgttttcagctcggctcggtaacggctcggctcgactcgttttttatatcaaaacgacaccgttttgtatatatatatggattaaaacgacgccgttttgtataaaaaaatttttaaaaaaatataccgagccaacccgagccagctcgggctcggctcgagctcgatcgagccgggctgagcccggctcgtttcgggctcgaaccgagccgagccgagctcgagctggctcggctcgaatccagccctactcacCATCACTCACCTTACAATGTTTCTCAATAGAACCATACCCAGGCTTCCCCTCTAGAGATTTCCATTTccattaaatattattactattattttgataatattatttccattaaatattattattattattattattattattctctcTGGTTAGCAGCTTTTTTAATTATCAGTTAATTAAGTTTGAACTTAATGGTTTTATTTGAGTTGTTAGAGATGCCTTTATTTGATTCTGATGATACCCACTTCGTGGTGTAAAATCACTTCAAATTGGAACCACTACAACTAAATTATTGATTCCTCGGTCAACCTGATCAGGTCATTATtattctttgcatatttttAAGTAAGAAAGATTTAAAacttacaataaaaatatatatgagataacatatataatttaatacctaaataataatatgttactttgtgattacatattattttatctctaatttaaaacgattcaatcacataataatattttattatttatctataaagtTATATCTATTGTTTGTATACATATTTCTACTCTAAAACTTATCTATATGATAGGCCTAAGTAGTCATACATAACCCAAGATTTTCAAGCGTCCGATtaaacaattacaaataaaaatatcttcttttaactaatattatttaCGAAGGAACCAAAACACTATGTCTTAATCACCAAATATCAACATCCCGATCACCCACCAACCAGAAAAGGAAACTGTCCCCTAACCTATTTAGAGTACctcaaaaaaattttctttcactcACTTTAGTTGTTAGCTGTCTGCTATCCTCCATTCCTTCGTTCTAATGCTACTTCAAtgaaactatatttatatacaatcaatacaaacttgtgtataaattattatgtaattaaataattttaaattaaagataaaacaacattcaatcatatgatatcaacattcaatcatatgatatcAACATTCAATTATCGTTTGCATAcaaatttatactcattatttatatatatggtaATACCTCTCCTACTTCTatcaaatctatatttttttttcccttagtgttatttcattagttttgtaatttttgttaatcaAATCCCTCTTAGGGTGAATCTTTCATAAAAATCTAAGAGATCTAATCAAAAGAACTCGTTAGTTTGACAAAgtagtaaattttaatttatttttctacaagttttatttaaaaaaaaaaaatctatggtTGACTACATCGatcatattcaaattaattccaAGACAGATGCACCAATCATCCTAGCCACAAATAGGAACAGAGGATGAGCCCACATTAGCAATAGGCAAGCTATGAATGGCCATAAATTTTGTAACGTGCAGTGAAAATGTCCTATTCCACCCCACGTTTTCTCATTTCCAAGCTATCGCTACACACTAGAACATTCTTTTCTCACAAAATGCAAATTCAATCAGCTTATTTTTCACAATCCCAATCTTCAGTTTCAGTAAAGTCAAAAATAGATGAACAAATGACAGaaaatacataaacaataaGAAAAGGAACCAATATGATaaccacaaattttttttttttttgaaaaataatagacAAGGAAGATTAAATAAGCCCCTTTGATCAGAACAAAGTTAAGTAAGGCTGAACGAGTATTAACTTTGATTAGTGATAACTAAAAAGCATAACTACCTCGAAATGTAAGGTTAGTGAGATAGAAACCAACGGTTCTCGTCTTTGCTGGGTTGGATAGTGGAAGAGAAATCAACGGTTTTCATCTCTGCTGAGTTGATAGATCCCAAGAACTGTGGTGGCGGCGTCAGCATCGTTTGTAACCATCTGTTTTTGGAATCCGTGCACAGCACTAACAACAGCCGTCGATCTTGAGTCTGCTTGACCGCGATCTTCCTCCGCTGTTCTTCTTGCTTGTTTCGACGGTCTAAATGAGCTCAAAGAAGAGTTCGCTTCCTCGTTAGCGGCTGCTATAGAGCACTGTTGCGAATTTGAACAACCGATTTCATCCTGCATTTGGAAATCCCTCGGGGAAATCACATCCTGTTTAGTAGCGCAGAAGATTAAGAAAAacgaaagaaattgaaaaaatcgaGGTACATAGAGCAAAACCACTCATTTGCTCCGCTTCACtaaattaacaattattttgTCCAGCAAAACAGAAGAGATTTGTTTTCACTCATTTTATCAAAATCGAAACAGTAGAAACAAATTTCTGTTTTCAAAATCACATTCTGCCAGATCCAGTGAAACAGAGCATgcgtttaaacaaaacaaaacaaaataaagtgaGATTGGAACAAGCCTTACGTCAGAGTAAAAATCGCTGAAATCAAGACCTCGTTTCAATGAACCCTGTTCTACACTGCTACTACAACATGAAGAACTCGCTACAAGAGTAGGAGGATACTCTGAATCACCAGACCACGGAACCACCTGattttcatcatcttcctcaTCATAATCCACATCAGGATCATCAtattcatcatcatcgtcatcgtCATCGTCATCGTAATCATCATCATATTCATCATCGTCATCCTCATCGGTAGTTCTTTCACTCTGTTTATTCTCAGGTTTAACAAGTTCATTATCATGAGCTTCGCCGTGAGCAGATGTGACGCACGAGTCGCATACGGAGACCGTCGGGCTGAGCTTCGGGCCGGAGGCTTTCCACGCCGTAAGAGACTGACAGACGTGACACAAGAGACTCCTGGAGTGTTTGGCTACAAGAAAATTCGCACGGTGAACCTTCTCATCGCACCTCCAGCACAGGTTGGCTTGGTCCGATTCACAGTACATTCTCGCCACACTTTCACACAGCTCACACGTTCTCATTCTTTTtccctctttctcttcttctccttttttcGGCTCTCTCTTTTGCAGTCGAAATAGAAAACACACAGAAAGAAACTGATTTATTGAAGCTAAACAAGAAGTTAATTACaagggtaatttagtcattCCACAATAGCTGAACGAATAAAAATCTACTCGAGTTTATGTACCGTGCAAACGAATACAAAAATACTTGGAAATACCTTTGTATTCAGTAGGATACATTGAAAGATACGTACATAAGAACGCCGTGGAAGTAGAAACAGTATCAGAATCACCGTACTCTAAGGAATCAACGGCTGGCAAGCACACACAGGTTCTACGTGGCGACAGATTATTCCGTGTTTTTCGTCAGAATGGAACCCCTACTTAGTCTGCAATTAATAAGAGGTCTGTTTGTTATGGAAG
Encoded proteins:
- the LOC123201445 gene encoding acidic repeat-containing protein-like isoform X2; amino-acid sequence: MRTCELCESVARMYCESDQANLCWRCDEKVHRANFLVAKHSRSLLCHVCQSLTAWKASGPKLSPTVSVCDSCVTSAHGEAHDNELVKPENKQSERTTDEDDDDEYDDDYDDDDDDDDDEYDDPDVDYDEEDDENQVVPWSGDSEYPPTLVASSSCCSSSVEQGSLKRGLDFSDFYSDDEIGCSNSQQCSIAAANEEANSSLSSFRPSKQARRTAEEDRGQADSRSTAVVSAVHGFQKQMVTNDADAATTVLGIYQLSRDENR
- the LOC123201445 gene encoding acidic repeat-containing protein-like isoform X1, producing the protein MRTCELCESVARMYCESDQANLCWRCDEKVHRANFLVAKHSRSLLCHVCQSLTAWKASGPKLSPTVSVCDSCVTSAHGEAHDNELVKPENKQSERTTDEDDDDEYDDDYDDDDDDDDDEYDDPDVDYDEEDDENQVVPWSGDSEYPPTLVASSSCCSSSVEQGSLKRGLDFSDFYSDDVISPRDFQMQDEIGCSNSQQCSIAAANEEANSSLSSFRPSKQARRTAEEDRGQADSRSTAVVSAVHGFQKQMVTNDADAATTVLGIYQLSRDENR